The following proteins are encoded in a genomic region of Cryptomeria japonica chromosome 11, Sugi_1.0, whole genome shotgun sequence:
- the LOC131035428 gene encoding uncharacterized protein LOC131035428, whose translation MASGNFQPLIPIFSGKNYDNWAFRMKLTFNSCELSDIVINGYIEPQNESTLSPDDKKKLEENRQKDRRALQIIGQALDDSVVGRIKPATTAKQAWDILETTYQGTSKTGGIGMTIAH comes from the exons ATGGCATCTGGTAACTTTCAACCTTTAATTCCAATATTTTCTGGTAAAAATTATGATAATTGGGCTTTTAGAATGAAGTTGACATTCAATTCATGTGAGTTATCAGATATAGTTATAAATGGTTATATTGAACCACAAAATGAGTCTACCTTGAGTCCAGATGATAAGAAAAAGCTTGAAGAAAATAGGCAAAAGGATAGAAGGGCTTTGCAGATAATCGGGCAAGCATTGGATGATTCGGTTGTCGGAAGGATTAAACCAGCCACTACAGCCAAGCAAGCATGGGACATCCTAGAGACGACATATCAAGGTACTAGTAAG ACAGGTGGAATAGGAATGACAATAGCTCATTAG